In a genomic window of Sporosarcina trichiuri:
- the efp gene encoding elongation factor P, with translation MISVNDFKTGLTIEVDGDIWRVIDFQHVKPGKGAAFVRSKLRNLRSGNVNEKTFRAGEKVEKAQIDNRRMQYLYANGDDHVFMDNESFEQIELPAKQIKDELNYLKENMEVHVIQYKEEVLGVELPSTVILEVAETEPGIKGDTASGGSKPAKMETGLTVQVPFFVNIGDKLIINTEEGEYVSRA, from the coding sequence ATGATTTCAGTGAACGACTTCAAAACAGGCCTTACAATCGAAGTGGACGGCGACATCTGGCGCGTTATCGATTTCCAGCACGTCAAACCGGGAAAAGGAGCGGCATTCGTCCGTTCGAAACTGCGTAATCTCCGTTCCGGAAACGTGAACGAGAAGACGTTCCGGGCTGGCGAAAAGGTGGAAAAGGCACAGATCGACAACCGTCGGATGCAGTACTTGTACGCAAACGGGGACGATCATGTTTTCATGGATAACGAGAGTTTTGAACAGATCGAACTCCCTGCAAAGCAGATCAAGGATGAATTGAACTACTTGAAAGAGAACATGGAAGTGCATGTCATCCAGTACAAGGAAGAAGTGCTTGGTGTTGAACTTCCTTCCACAGTCATTCTGGAAGTTGCAGAAACAGAACCGGGCATCAAAGGCGACACTGCGAGCGGCGGCTCGAAACCTGCCAAGATGGAAACCGGTCTTACTGTCCAAGTTCCATTCTTCGTTAATATCGGTGACAAACTGATCATCAATACAGAAGAAGGCGAATACGTCTCCCGGGCGTAA
- a CDS encoding M24 family metallopeptidase — MKLAKLRDVLKERELDALLITSGYNRRYMTNFTGTAGIAVVSENDAVFITDFRYMEQAAEQVKDFRIVQHEKTIIEEVAEQVKAMKISRLGFEKEDLTYGMYELYKSNVDAELVPTAGLVEKLRIVKTPEELEILRQAAKIADDAFTHICGYIKPGMTELEVANELEFFMRKQGAASSSFDTIVASGVRGALPHGVASDKKIQSGELVTMDYGALYNGYISDITRTVAVGEPTEQMREIYEITLAAQKLAVEGFKPGMTGREADAIARDYITEKGYGDAFGHSTGHGIGLEVHEAPGLSSRSDMVLEPNMTVTAEPGIYLPGIGGVRIEDDLVITENGCERLTHSTKELQIL, encoded by the coding sequence GTGAAACTTGCAAAACTGCGCGATGTCCTGAAAGAGAGAGAATTAGATGCACTGCTGATCACGAGCGGTTACAACCGCCGCTATATGACAAACTTCACCGGGACGGCCGGCATTGCCGTCGTATCGGAAAACGATGCGGTATTCATCACCGATTTCCGCTACATGGAGCAGGCTGCGGAGCAAGTGAAAGATTTCCGGATCGTCCAGCATGAGAAGACGATCATCGAGGAAGTGGCCGAACAGGTTAAAGCGATGAAAATCAGCAGACTCGGTTTCGAGAAAGAAGATTTGACGTATGGTATGTACGAGCTGTACAAATCGAATGTCGACGCGGAACTTGTGCCGACTGCAGGTCTGGTTGAAAAGCTGAGGATCGTCAAGACGCCGGAAGAACTCGAAATCCTGCGCCAGGCAGCCAAGATTGCGGATGATGCGTTCACGCATATTTGCGGATACATCAAACCGGGTATGACGGAACTCGAAGTGGCAAATGAACTTGAATTTTTCATGCGCAAGCAGGGGGCCGCTTCGTCTTCGTTCGATACGATTGTCGCATCCGGCGTCCGCGGTGCGCTTCCGCATGGTGTGGCAAGCGACAAAAAAATTCAATCCGGAGAACTCGTGACAATGGATTACGGTGCGTTGTATAATGGGTACATCTCTGACATTACGCGTACTGTCGCAGTTGGCGAACCAACAGAACAAATGCGGGAAATCTATGAGATTACACTAGCTGCTCAAAAATTGGCAGTGGAAGGCTTCAAACCAGGAATGACTGGGAGGGAAGCGGATGCGATTGCCCGGGATTACATTACTGAAAAAGGGTACGGTGATGCGTTCGGCCATTCGACAGGCCACGGCATCGGTCTGGAAGTGCACGAAGCACCGGGGTTATCTTCTCGGTCCGACATGGTGCTCGAGCCGAATATGACGGTGACTGCGGAACCGGGCATCTACCTGCCGGGTATCGGCGGCGTCCGTATCGAAGATGACCTCGTCATCACGGAAAACGGCTGCGAGCGGCTGACGCACTCTACCAAAGAACTGCAAATTTTATAA
- a CDS encoding SpoIIIAC/SpoIIIAD family protein: MILLFQLFTVFLLLLALRYAVPQLHPMLYSALFVFLLGYVTMTVLLPFLKTLNRTFQMIPDPFGPLLIGSALLFFLEHALSSLLEESGYGSLATLAQLAVKISILSLWLPHLARLIQQLTQLITP, from the coding sequence ATGATACTGCTCTTCCAGCTTTTCACCGTGTTCCTGCTGCTATTGGCACTCCGCTATGCGGTTCCGCAGCTGCATCCGATGCTGTACAGTGCATTGTTCGTATTCTTGCTCGGGTATGTGACGATGACCGTCCTGCTACCATTCCTGAAGACTTTGAACCGGACGTTCCAGATGATCCCGGATCCCTTCGGCCCGCTGCTGATCGGCAGCGCCCTGCTGTTCTTTCTGGAGCACGCCCTCTCCAGCCTTCTGGAAGAGTCGGGATATGGATCACTGGCCACACTGGCACAGCTCGCCGTGAAAATCTCCATCCTGTCGCTGTGGCTTCCTCACCTGGCCCGTCTGATCCAGCAGCTGACACAGCTAATTACGCCCTGA
- the aroQ gene encoding type II 3-dehydroquinate dehydratase → MKLLLLNGPNLNRLGKREPDIYGHDTLTDVERRFRELCDSHDIGCLCFQSNHEGALIDRIHQAADEAVSGIVFNPGAYTHTSIALRDAIAGVGIPVVEVHISNVHTREPFRHQSMLAPVCMGQITGLGTLGYELAALALIRKLERNDDK, encoded by the coding sequence GTGAAGCTGCTGTTGCTGAATGGACCGAATTTGAACCGGCTGGGCAAACGGGAACCCGATATCTATGGTCATGACACACTTACGGATGTGGAACGCCGATTCCGTGAACTGTGTGACAGCCATGATATCGGATGTCTCTGTTTCCAGTCGAACCACGAAGGTGCGCTGATCGACCGTATTCACCAGGCTGCCGATGAAGCGGTTTCCGGCATTGTATTCAATCCGGGTGCGTACACGCATACGAGCATCGCGCTGCGTGACGCCATTGCGGGCGTCGGGATTCCTGTCGTGGAAGTCCATATATCGAATGTACATACCCGGGAACCATTCCGGCATCAGTCCATGCTGGCACCTGTATGCATGGGCCAGATCACAGGTCTCGGCACGCTTGGCTATGAGCTGGCGGCCCTCGCACTGATTCGCAAACTGGAAAGGAATGATGACAAGTGA
- a CDS encoding SpoIIIAH-like family protein produces the protein MRTNKRTVWFLTLMSLVAVISIYYIKEKAPISFDGIQIFSDDMKETADGSKKADGDKKTPVFANSYVFEEMRMVVRDERSKMQEQLNAKMTSPDYTAEEKNEAFNEMEALTKRESAEALLELQIKALGYPEAFVKAEDGEVNVTVLSTEGHSAKLAAEITQYVMASWDGAQRVQVEFTGDK, from the coding sequence ATGAGAACCAATAAACGCACAGTCTGGTTTTTAACACTGATGAGCTTGGTGGCAGTTATTTCGATCTACTACATTAAAGAGAAGGCGCCTATATCATTTGATGGTATCCAGATTTTTTCCGATGATATGAAAGAGACCGCTGACGGTTCGAAAAAGGCGGACGGCGATAAAAAGACACCGGTTTTCGCGAATTCATATGTATTCGAAGAGATGCGGATGGTCGTCCGGGACGAGCGCAGCAAGATGCAGGAACAACTCAACGCTAAAATGACTTCCCCCGACTATACTGCTGAAGAGAAGAACGAAGCGTTCAATGAAATGGAAGCATTGACAAAGCGTGAATCGGCGGAAGCCCTTCTGGAGCTGCAGATCAAAGCACTCGGGTATCCGGAAGCCTTCGTGAAGGCGGAAGACGGGGAAGTGAACGTGACTGTCCTGTCGACGGAAGGGCATTCAGCGAAACTGGCAGCCGAGATCACACAGTATGTCATGGCGAGCTGGGACGGCGCACAGCGCGTTCAGGTTGAATTCACAGGTGACAAGTAA
- the gcvPB gene encoding aminomethyl-transferring glycine dehydrogenase subunit GcvPB has product MHNENQPLIFEVSKAGRVGYSLTELDVPEVDLDTLLPESLLRKEAPALPEVSELDIMRHYTALSNRNHGVDTGFYPLGSCTMKYNPKINEAVARMSGFANIHPLQAESTVQGAMEVAYDLQEHLSEITGMAEVTLQPAAGAHGEWTALMMIRAFHEANGDHKRTKVLVPDSAHGTNPASATVAGFDTVTVLSDEKGLVDIEDLRSKVDEQTAALMLTNPNTLGLFEENILEMAEIVHGAGGKLYYDGANLNAIMSKARPGDMGFDAVHLNLHKTFTGPHGGGGPGSGPVGVTEELASFLPKPVLEKHDGVFTFNYDRPQSIGRVKPFYGNFGIYLRAYTYIRSMGPDGLKAVTENAVLNANYMMRRLEPYFDLPYPQHCKHEFVLSGRRQKKLGVRTLDMAKRLLDFGFHPPTVYFPLNVEEGMMIEPTETESKETLDSFIDAMIQIAKEVEENPEIVQEAPHTTVINRLDETKAARKPVLRYTPETESELVKA; this is encoded by the coding sequence ATGCATAACGAAAACCAGCCGCTCATATTTGAAGTCTCAAAAGCCGGCCGTGTCGGCTACAGCCTGACTGAACTTGATGTGCCTGAAGTCGACCTGGACACACTGCTTCCGGAGTCGCTGCTGCGCAAGGAAGCACCGGCGCTGCCGGAAGTATCCGAACTGGATATCATGCGCCACTATACAGCGCTGTCCAACCGGAACCACGGGGTGGATACCGGATTCTATCCGCTCGGTTCCTGTACAATGAAATATAATCCGAAAATCAACGAAGCCGTCGCACGCATGTCCGGATTTGCGAACATCCATCCGCTCCAGGCTGAATCCACTGTCCAGGGGGCGATGGAAGTCGCCTATGATCTGCAGGAGCATCTGTCCGAAATCACAGGGATGGCCGAAGTGACCCTTCAGCCGGCTGCAGGCGCCCACGGGGAATGGACAGCACTGATGATGATCCGTGCGTTCCATGAAGCGAACGGTGACCACAAGCGGACGAAAGTTCTCGTTCCGGATTCCGCGCACGGGACGAATCCGGCATCCGCGACAGTCGCAGGCTTTGATACCGTCACGGTCCTGTCCGATGAAAAAGGTCTCGTCGATATCGAAGATCTCCGCTCGAAAGTGGACGAACAGACAGCAGCACTCATGCTGACGAATCCGAATACACTCGGATTGTTCGAGGAGAATATCCTCGAAATGGCGGAAATCGTCCATGGTGCCGGCGGTAAACTGTATTATGACGGTGCCAATCTGAATGCCATCATGTCCAAAGCACGTCCGGGGGATATGGGATTTGATGCAGTCCACTTGAATCTGCATAAGACGTTCACAGGCCCTCACGGCGGCGGAGGCCCGGGATCCGGTCCGGTCGGTGTGACGGAGGAGCTCGCATCGTTCCTGCCAAAGCCTGTGCTTGAGAAGCATGACGGCGTCTTCACCTTCAATTACGATCGGCCGCAGTCGATCGGCCGTGTGAAGCCGTTCTATGGCAACTTCGGTATCTACTTGCGCGCCTATACGTACATCCGCTCGATGGGGCCGGACGGACTGAAAGCCGTAACGGAAAATGCGGTGCTGAATGCGAACTACATGATGCGCAGACTTGAGCCGTATTTCGATCTTCCGTACCCGCAGCACTGCAAGCATGAATTCGTCCTGTCGGGCCGGCGTCAGAAAAAACTCGGCGTCCGGACACTGGATATGGCGAAACGGCTGCTCGATTTCGGCTTCCACCCGCCGACTGTCTACTTCCCGCTCAATGTCGAGGAAGGAATGATGATCGAGCCGACTGAAACGGAATCGAAAGAGACACTCGATTCATTCATCGACGCCATGATCCAGATCGCGAAGGAAGTCGAGGAGAATCCTGAAATCGTACAGGAAGCGCCTCATACAACGGTCATCAACCGTCTTGACGAAACGAAAGCCGCACGGAAGCCCGTGCTCAGGTATACACCGGAGACGGAGAGCGAACTTGTGAAAGCATAA
- a CDS encoding stage III sporulation protein AC, with product MELNDLLRIAGIGLVIGCLHIFFEQTGKKEFSFFLFFIAYLYIAVEMIRFLKIFFTEISEFLQWLSLAM from the coding sequence ATGGAATTGAATGATCTGCTGCGAATCGCCGGCATCGGACTGGTGATCGGCTGCCTGCATATATTCTTTGAACAGACCGGAAAGAAGGAATTCTCCTTTTTCCTGTTCTTCATCGCCTATTTGTACATCGCTGTTGAGATGATCCGGTTCCTTAAAATCTTCTTCACAGAGATTTCCGAATTTCTCCAATGGCTCTCACTGGCAATGTAA
- a CDS encoding rhodanese-like domain-containing protein, with the protein MGALIVILIAYFAITALRLRKAVTNLSQEQFIEGYRKAQLIDVREPKDFDAGHILGARNLPYTQLRQRYKEIRPDKPVYLYDQNGGRSARTALFLKKKGYSQLYHLQGGFRTWSGKVKSKK; encoded by the coding sequence TTGGGAGCTTTGATTGTTATATTGATCGCTTACTTTGCAATTACAGCCCTGCGGCTGCGCAAGGCAGTTACGAACTTATCCCAGGAGCAGTTCATCGAAGGCTACCGGAAAGCGCAGCTGATCGATGTACGGGAACCGAAAGATTTCGATGCCGGTCATATCTTAGGCGCGCGGAACCTGCCGTATACGCAGCTCCGCCAGCGTTATAAGGAAATCCGTCCGGATAAGCCCGTCTACCTGTATGATCAGAATGGCGGCAGAAGCGCCCGGACCGCCCTCTTCCTGAAAAAGAAAGGGTACTCCCAGCTGTACCACCTGCAAGGCGGATTCCGCACGTGGTCGGGGAAAGTGAAAAGTAAGAAATAA
- a CDS encoding lipoate--protein ligase family protein, whose protein sequence is MALDEALLEWHSRGEIGPVLRFYEWDPATLSIGYFQRVEKDIDLEAVQAHGLGFVRRPTGGRGVLHEHELTYSVIVTEDYPEMPETVTEAYRVISGGLLEGFRNLGLDASFSVPGEQLTEQLKRPKSGVCFDAPSWYELVVEGKKVAGSAQTRQKGVILQHGAILLSLDEDKLVSLFKFDSDEAREKVRRGLPEKAVAIDRLTDRPISAADCSRAFASGFETALDIELVPFALNEEQLRTVKEIERTKYANPEWTYKK, encoded by the coding sequence ATGGCACTGGACGAGGCACTCCTCGAGTGGCACAGCCGCGGGGAGATCGGCCCGGTTCTGCGATTCTATGAATGGGATCCGGCGACGCTGTCCATCGGCTATTTCCAGCGTGTCGAAAAGGATATCGATCTGGAAGCCGTTCAAGCGCACGGGCTAGGCTTTGTCAGAAGACCGACCGGCGGCCGCGGCGTGCTGCATGAACACGAACTTACATACAGTGTCATCGTTACAGAGGATTATCCGGAAATGCCGGAAACGGTGACGGAAGCCTACCGGGTCATTTCAGGAGGATTGCTGGAAGGGTTCCGCAATTTAGGGCTCGATGCCTCATTTTCCGTGCCGGGTGAGCAGCTGACGGAACAGCTGAAACGGCCGAAGAGCGGTGTCTGCTTCGATGCGCCGAGCTGGTATGAGCTTGTGGTCGAAGGGAAGAAAGTGGCGGGCAGTGCGCAGACGAGGCAAAAAGGTGTCATCCTCCAGCACGGCGCCATCCTGCTGAGCCTGGATGAGGACAAGCTCGTCTCCCTGTTCAAGTTCGATTCGGACGAAGCGAGGGAGAAAGTCCGCCGCGGTCTCCCCGAGAAGGCGGTGGCAATCGACCGGCTCACCGACCGGCCGATCAGTGCGGCCGACTGCTCCCGGGCCTTTGCGTCTGGGTTCGAAACAGCGCTTGACATCGAGCTCGTCCCGTTCGCGCTGAATGAGGAGCAGCTTCGGACAGTGAAGGAGATTGAGCGGACAAAGTACGCCAATCCTGAATGGACGTACAAAAAATAA
- the accC gene encoding acetyl-CoA carboxylase biotin carboxylase subunit — translation MKKVLIANRGEIAVRIIRACKEMDIQTVAVYSEADRDALHVKIADEAFCIGPKLSKDSYLNFSNIISVAKMTGCDGIHPGYGFLAENASFAEMCEEVNIEFIGPSSESIAKMGAKDAARETMRQAGVPIVPGSDGLVADEEEALSVAEEIGFPVIIKATAGGGGKGIRVARDPEELKKGIKMTQKEAAAAFGNPGVYLEKFIEVFRHVEIQVLADKHGHTVYLGERDCSIQRRMQKLVEEAPSPALTPALRKEMGEAAVKAAEAVKYRGAGTVEFIFDHINKKFYFMEMNTRIQVEHPVTEMITGIDLIKQQLKVAAGEELAFKQKDIKINGWAMECRINAENPEKNFMPSPGLVDMYLAPGGFGVRVDSAVYPGYKIPPFYDSMVAKLIVHADTREEAVARMKRALDEFVVEGVKTTIPFHYKLMDHEVFQSGDFDTKFLEKYDVMKSD, via the coding sequence ATGAAAAAAGTTCTGATCGCCAATCGTGGGGAGATAGCGGTCCGCATCATACGGGCATGCAAGGAAATGGATATCCAGACGGTAGCTGTGTACTCTGAAGCAGACCGTGATGCGCTGCATGTCAAAATTGCCGATGAGGCTTTCTGCATCGGACCGAAACTGTCAAAAGACAGCTACTTAAATTTTTCCAATATTATCAGCGTCGCAAAAATGACCGGCTGCGACGGCATCCATCCGGGGTATGGATTCCTTGCGGAGAATGCGAGTTTTGCAGAAATGTGTGAAGAGGTGAATATCGAATTCATCGGTCCTTCATCCGAATCAATTGCGAAGATGGGAGCGAAAGACGCTGCCCGTGAAACGATGCGGCAGGCAGGCGTTCCGATTGTTCCGGGTTCGGACGGTCTGGTGGCCGATGAAGAGGAAGCGCTTTCCGTAGCGGAAGAGATCGGCTTCCCGGTCATCATCAAAGCGACCGCTGGAGGCGGCGGCAAAGGGATCCGGGTCGCACGGGATCCTGAAGAACTGAAGAAGGGCATCAAGATGACGCAGAAAGAAGCGGCTGCCGCGTTCGGCAATCCGGGTGTCTATCTTGAGAAATTCATCGAAGTGTTCCGCCACGTCGAGATCCAGGTTCTCGCGGACAAGCATGGCCATACGGTCTATCTTGGCGAACGTGACTGTTCCATCCAGCGGCGGATGCAGAAGCTGGTCGAGGAAGCACCGTCCCCTGCATTGACACCTGCTCTGCGCAAAGAGATGGGCGAAGCGGCAGTGAAGGCTGCGGAAGCCGTGAAGTACCGCGGTGCCGGCACGGTTGAATTCATCTTCGACCACATCAACAAGAAGTTCTATTTCATGGAGATGAATACCCGTATCCAAGTGGAGCACCCGGTCACGGAAATGATCACAGGCATCGACCTCATCAAACAGCAGCTGAAAGTGGCTGCGGGCGAGGAACTGGCGTTCAAGCAGAAGGATATCAAAATCAACGGCTGGGCGATGGAATGCCGTATCAATGCGGAAAACCCTGAGAAGAACTTCATGCCGTCCCCGGGATTGGTCGATATGTATCTGGCACCCGGCGGATTTGGTGTGCGCGTCGATTCAGCGGTCTATCCCGGTTATAAAATCCCGCCGTTCTATGATTCAATGGTCGCGAAATTGATTGTCCATGCGGATACACGGGAAGAAGCCGTCGCACGCATGAAGCGGGCATTGGATGAGTTTGTCGTGGAAGGCGTGAAGACGACGATACCTTTCCATTACAAATTGATGGATCACGAAGTATTCCAGTCAGGAGATTTCGACACGAAATTCCTGGAAAAATATGACGTTATGAAATCCGACTGA
- a CDS encoding stage III sporulation protein AE, with protein sequence MIALLQFIHSILGSLLSSFAVVLLIALFAALLNYLFPSYSEWTKQLLFIIILLVVLRPAFEQVLLIQTMMKSVSALFVASYPVLTAGMAISGNVLSLISFQPALLLFAQGAVFFADRLLLPLMTAALLFDIITHLNPRISYAKLSDMLRTTLLSIVSAIVAAYSIFITAGGAVTFGLSESASEPIKELISKNIPFVGSFVTDSLGALGRYSSGAGTMAGGWLLATLWGLAAMPVFQTLLIAFLYRWSAAIIEPFAPEVYSDVLDDIGRSLFVLSSLTFLLIFAFVYTILFFIVFLKLMGG encoded by the coding sequence ATGATCGCCCTGCTCCAATTCATCCACTCGATACTCGGAAGCCTGCTGTCAAGTTTTGCGGTTGTCCTGCTCATCGCGCTCTTCGCAGCTCTTCTGAACTATCTGTTCCCATCCTACAGTGAATGGACGAAACAGCTGCTTTTCATCATCATTCTGCTGGTGGTTCTTCGGCCGGCATTCGAACAAGTACTGCTCATCCAGACGATGATGAAGTCAGTGTCCGCCCTGTTCGTTGCAAGCTATCCGGTTTTGACAGCCGGCATGGCCATCTCCGGGAATGTACTGAGCCTGATCAGCTTCCAGCCTGCCCTGCTGTTGTTTGCGCAAGGGGCCGTCTTCTTTGCAGACAGGCTGCTGCTGCCTCTGATGACAGCAGCTCTGCTCTTCGATATCATCACCCATCTGAATCCGCGTATTTCCTATGCAAAACTATCGGACATGCTCAGAACCACACTGCTCTCCATCGTGTCCGCCATTGTGGCAGCCTATTCGATCTTCATAACAGCCGGGGGAGCGGTGACGTTCGGACTTTCTGAGAGTGCGAGCGAGCCGATCAAAGAACTTATCAGCAAGAACATTCCGTTTGTAGGCTCATTTGTTACGGACAGCTTAGGCGCCTTGGGACGCTATTCATCGGGCGCCGGGACCATGGCCGGCGGCTGGCTGCTGGCAACACTCTGGGGACTCGCAGCTATGCCGGTATTTCAGACGCTGCTCATCGCATTCCTTTATAGATGGAGCGCTGCCATTATCGAACCATTCGCGCCTGAGGTGTACTCGGATGTGCTGGACGATATCGGCCGATCGCTTTTCGTGCTGAGCAGCCTGACGTTCCTGCTGATCTTCGCGTTCGTCTACACCATTCTATTTTTCATCGTCTTCCTGAAACTGATGGGGGGCTGA
- a CDS encoding DUF1385 domain-containing protein, with protein MEENRQTPAYGGQALIEGVMFGGKQHTVTAIRRKDGSIDYFHALKETSPVRQKLKKIPFVRGIIALIESAGLGSKHLTFASDRYDVMPGEEEETTEEESSKLAMVLGVAAVGVLSFLFGKFVFTLFPVFLAGLFHSILPGKTVQILLETFFKLALLLSYVSLISMTPLIKRVFKYHGAEHKVINCYESGLPMTVENVQRQSRLHYRCGSSFLLFTVIVGMFIYFLVPTDPFWLRIVNRILLIPVVLGVSFEVLQLTNAVRNVPVLRYLGYPGLWLQLLTTKEPDDDQVEVAIASFNKLLEVEVHGEAVLTDPSPLSPEAEMSTVNL; from the coding sequence ATGGAAGAAAACCGACAAACTCCTGCATACGGCGGGCAGGCGCTGATCGAAGGCGTCATGTTCGGGGGGAAACAGCATACTGTCACTGCGATCCGCAGAAAAGACGGATCCATCGACTATTTCCACGCGTTGAAAGAGACGAGCCCCGTCCGCCAAAAATTGAAGAAAATCCCGTTTGTCCGCGGAATCATTGCGCTGATTGAATCCGCAGGGCTCGGTTCGAAGCATTTGACGTTTGCAAGCGACAGGTATGACGTCATGCCCGGTGAAGAAGAGGAGACTACCGAAGAAGAATCGTCCAAACTGGCAATGGTGCTGGGAGTTGCCGCGGTAGGTGTATTATCCTTCCTGTTCGGCAAATTCGTATTCACACTGTTCCCTGTATTCCTGGCAGGCTTGTTCCATTCGATCTTGCCCGGCAAGACGGTTCAGATCCTGCTGGAGACCTTCTTTAAACTGGCTCTTCTGCTCAGCTATGTGTCGCTCATCTCCATGACACCGCTCATTAAACGTGTGTTCAAGTATCATGGAGCGGAACACAAAGTGATCAACTGCTACGAGAGCGGTCTGCCGATGACTGTCGAGAATGTCCAACGGCAGTCACGTCTGCATTACCGGTGCGGCAGCAGTTTCCTGCTGTTCACGGTCATTGTCGGAATGTTCATCTACTTCCTTGTGCCGACAGATCCGTTCTGGCTCAGGATTGTCAACAGGATCCTTCTCATCCCTGTCGTACTTGGTGTGTCGTTCGAAGTTCTGCAGCTTACAAATGCTGTACGGAATGTGCCTGTCCTCCGGTATCTCGGATATCCAGGTCTGTGGCTGCAGCTGCTGACAACGAAAGAGCCGGACGACGACCAGGTGGAAGTCGCAATCGCTTCCTTCAATAAGCTGCTGGAAGTGGAAGTCCACGGCGAAGCCGTTTTGACAGATCCGTCACCATTATCGCCGGAAGCGGAAATGAGTACAGTGAACCTATAG
- the accB gene encoding acetyl-CoA carboxylase biotin carboxyl carrier protein, translating into MLKIQEIREIIKLIDQSSIDKFTYEAEGTKLKIVKSAAQEAVQAPVQAKPVQQVPDVQDSTSGIQAARQPEPAVQETPKEPASAQQEQKPAPAEEKAADPSLKSIVSPMVGTFYKSSSPEAEAYVQVGKKVGKEDVVCIVEAMKLFNEIEAEVSGEIVEILVQDGQLVEYGQPLFLVKEN; encoded by the coding sequence ATGCTAAAGATCCAGGAAATCCGTGAAATCATCAAGCTGATCGACCAATCTTCGATCGACAAGTTTACGTATGAAGCCGAAGGCACAAAGCTTAAAATTGTCAAAAGTGCAGCACAGGAAGCTGTCCAGGCGCCCGTACAGGCCAAACCGGTGCAGCAAGTTCCGGATGTGCAGGATTCCACTTCAGGCATCCAGGCAGCCCGCCAGCCGGAACCGGCTGTCCAGGAAACTCCGAAAGAACCGGCTTCTGCCCAACAAGAACAGAAACCGGCACCCGCTGAGGAGAAAGCGGCCGATCCGTCTCTCAAGAGCATCGTCTCTCCGATGGTCGGCACATTCTATAAGTCTTCTTCACCGGAAGCGGAAGCTTATGTGCAGGTCGGCAAGAAGGTCGGCAAGGAAGATGTCGTCTGCATCGTGGAAGCGATGAAACTATTCAACGAAATCGAAGCGGAAGTTTCCGGGGAGATCGTTGAAATCCTTGTGCAGGATGGACAGCTTGTCGAATACGGCCAGCCGCTGTTCCTGGTCAAAGAAAACTGA
- a CDS encoding Asp23/Gls24 family envelope stress response protein, translating into MSEKQTAFFKANNSAGENLGKIELAPEVLEVIIGIATSEVEGIVMTSGNFATGVAEKFGKVMHGKGVKTDWADGRLIIDVYCIAEEGQFIPQVAADVQKKIREAVFHMTSIEAGEVNIHVTGIRSEQNQ; encoded by the coding sequence ATGTCAGAAAAACAAACTGCCTTTTTCAAAGCGAACAACTCAGCGGGAGAGAATCTCGGCAAAATTGAACTTGCACCTGAAGTACTGGAAGTCATCATCGGAATTGCCACTTCCGAAGTAGAGGGCATCGTAATGACCTCAGGGAATTTCGCAACAGGGGTTGCTGAGAAATTCGGTAAAGTCATGCACGGGAAGGGCGTCAAGACGGATTGGGCGGACGGCCGGCTGATCATCGACGTGTATTGCATCGCGGAAGAGGGACAGTTCATCCCCCAAGTGGCTGCAGACGTGCAGAAAAAAATACGGGAAGCCGTATTCCACATGACTTCGATCGAAGCGGGAGAAGTGAACATACATGTAACCGGCATCCGGTCAGAACAAAACCAATGA